A genomic segment from Candidatus Micrarchaeota archaeon encodes:
- a CDS encoding NUDIX domain-containing protein, whose translation MQRTMKLVERDGIHAAIISDGRVLILKRMDLPIIRHFITHPGKWYFVTGGRKNNERHIDAAYREIREETGLLKSNLELLADEIEVTITDRDKGIYWKNEFFVFRSNSQKVKLNFENTQCKWLDFQELAENEDIKEMLVNRDEILAIMMSHMR comes from the coding sequence TTGCAGAGGACCATGAAACTAGTTGAGAGGGACGGCATTCATGCAGCGATAATAAGCGATGGGCGCGTACTCATACTAAAGAGGATGGACCTCCCGATAATACGCCATTTCATAACCCATCCGGGAAAGTGGTATTTTGTCACCGGCGGAAGAAAAAATAATGAGAGGCACATAGATGCTGCATACAGGGAGATACGCGAGGAAACCGGCCTTCTAAAGAGCAACCTGGAATTGCTCGCGGATGAAATTGAGGTGACAATAACGGACAGGGACAAAGGAATCTACTGGAAAAACGAGTTCTTTGTTTTCCGCTCAAATTCGCAAAAAGTAAAGCTGAACTTCGAGAACACGCAATGCAAGTGGCTTGATTTCCAGGAGCTTGCAGAGAACGAAGACATAAAGGAGATGCTGGTGAACAGGGACGAGATACTCGCCATCATGATGTCGCATATGCGATAG
- a CDS encoding small nuclear ribonucleoprotein (Enables 3` processing of polyadenylated mRNAs and tRNA precursors), translating to MPQERPFDLLNRVLGQQVMIRLKGNTNIRGRIVSFDAHMNVVIENAEEIEDGELKAKIGTILLRGGNIIFVSPA from the coding sequence ATGCCACAGGAAAGACCATTTGATTTGCTGAACAGGGTCCTCGGCCAGCAGGTAATGATAAGGCTGAAGGGCAACACGAACATCAGAGGAAGGATTGTATCTTTCGACGCACACATGAATGTAGTCATAGAGAACGCAGAGGAGATTGAGGACGGGGAACTCAAGGCCAAGATAGGGACTATCCTGCTGCGCGGCGGGAACATAATATTTGTGTCGCCGGCTTGA
- a CDS encoding methionine adenosyltransferase: protein MGAIHIEQKDRVRVDEQIVEFVERKGVGHPDSLIDGIVENVSLELNKEYIENAGRILHHNVDKGLIIGGSSEVEFGKGVITKPIEVIVAGRATQDFQNERIAVDEIAKKAALDYLREHTRFLDLEKEVVIVPKIMKGSGDLNEIFARATEMPLANDTSFGLGFAPFTETERLTLETERFLNGKDYKRAMEMVGEDVKVMGVRENDSITLTVAIAFVARFINSIDEYAAAKERIAKDILGNAKKITSKEVSIAINNGDSHELGEVYLTKSGLSCESGDDGAVGRGNRVNGLITPFRHMSLEAAAGKNPVNHVGKIYSIVSREIAQDIVKLYPMIRECNVAMVSQIGRKINDPKSLYIEAIMERGERLDPISSKVRDIASETVSNMSYITEELARGKYEMF, encoded by the coding sequence ATGGGGGCAATACACATAGAGCAGAAGGACAGGGTGCGCGTTGACGAGCAGATTGTGGAGTTCGTGGAGCGCAAGGGAGTAGGGCATCCTGACAGCCTCATAGACGGGATAGTGGAGAACGTAAGCCTGGAGCTGAACAAGGAGTACATAGAGAACGCTGGGCGCATACTCCACCACAACGTTGACAAGGGGCTCATAATAGGGGGGTCTTCGGAGGTGGAGTTCGGGAAAGGAGTCATAACAAAGCCGATAGAGGTCATAGTTGCCGGAAGGGCCACGCAGGACTTCCAGAACGAGAGGATTGCGGTAGACGAGATCGCGAAAAAGGCGGCGCTCGATTACCTCAGGGAGCACACCAGGTTCCTCGACCTGGAAAAGGAGGTGGTGATAGTGCCGAAGATAATGAAGGGATCCGGGGACCTGAACGAGATATTCGCAAGGGCGACTGAGATGCCGCTTGCGAATGATACCTCTTTCGGCTTGGGCTTTGCGCCGTTCACGGAAACGGAGCGGCTCACGCTTGAGACGGAGAGGTTCCTCAACGGCAAGGATTACAAGAGGGCAATGGAAATGGTAGGGGAGGACGTGAAGGTGATGGGAGTCAGGGAGAACGACAGCATAACGCTTACCGTAGCGATAGCATTCGTGGCCAGATTCATCAACAGCATTGACGAATATGCGGCTGCAAAGGAGAGGATAGCTAAAGACATACTGGGCAACGCCAAGAAGATCACGAGCAAGGAGGTGAGCATAGCGATAAACAACGGCGATTCCCACGAGCTCGGGGAGGTTTACCTTACCAAGTCAGGGCTGAGCTGCGAGTCAGGGGATGACGGCGCGGTCGGAAGGGGCAACAGGGTCAACGGGCTCATAACCCCTTTCAGGCACATGAGCCTCGAGGCCGCAGCAGGAAAGAACCCGGTGAACCACGTGGGCAAGATATACAGCATAGTCTCAAGGGAGATAGCGCAGGACATAGTGAAGCTCTACCCGATGATAAGGGAGTGCAACGTGGCGATGGTATCGCAGATAGGCAGGAAGATAAACGACCCCAAGAGCCTGTACATAGAGGCGATAATGGAGAGGGGTGAAAGGCTTGACCCCATAAGCTCCAAGGTGAGGGACATTGCGAGCGAAACAGTAAGCAACATGAGCTACATAACAGAGGAGCTTGCAAGGGGCAAATACGAGATGTTCTAG
- a CDS encoding winged helix-turn-helix transcriptional regulator — MRIFRTKKAILEMISGSPKTMTDISKQLGLAPSTVSQHLTELKMLGAVMLVDASSRRKWKYYKKVDGFDFGVVERLKYVINVKAPFIKLRPFNYV; from the coding sequence ATGAGAATCTTCAGGACAAAAAAGGCCATCTTGGAAATGATATCTGGGAGTCCTAAGACTATGACTGACATAAGCAAGCAGCTGGGTCTTGCGCCGTCTACCGTAAGCCAGCATCTTACAGAGCTTAAGATGCTGGGCGCCGTGATGCTGGTGGACGCAAGCAGCAGGAGGAAGTGGAAATACTACAAAAAGGTTGACGGGTTCGACTTTGGAGTGGTTGAAAGGCTCAAATACGTGATTAACGTGAAGGCCCCGTTCATCAAGCTCAGGCCGTTCAATTACGTGTGA
- a CDS encoding Lrp/AsnC family transcriptional regulator, which translates to MKRRNIYKLAKSILPVKEYSYVKRALLRELSENSRIPVTALAKKMKCSRNTILNNMKFLEKEFGLYYTLELDRSLLGFVQNYIITVKFDSKPDRKDIMSMLKESKFAFFAAETEGDFDLLMKMVINSGEEYIDWSVRALSKLLPFRPTIKTSIVNVVNSGFIPIGNEVLRNLDISKLRLDRLDKKIIMLLNGDSRISYIDMANILKEDVETVRYRMKKISKTGLIHKFTVVLKKAPINYNIAFFLEHKYTPSIFATYRNSIQYYKDLNKTLPIINTFGYLATLSGSYTFFGIGCFENEENAIKGAIIAHKNLYENDDASLSYAKITNVIVGNLPIRNMDVEGSLNFPQFSGKR; encoded by the coding sequence ATGAAAAGAAGAAATATTTATAAACTTGCAAAGAGTATCCTACCCGTGAAGGAATACAGCTACGTAAAGAGGGCTCTGCTGCGCGAGCTAAGCGAGAATTCAAGGATCCCTGTTACGGCCCTCGCGAAAAAAATGAAGTGCTCCAGGAATACCATATTGAATAACATGAAGTTCCTGGAGAAGGAATTCGGGCTGTACTACACGCTTGAATTGGACAGGAGTCTTCTCGGCTTTGTGCAAAACTACATAATTACCGTAAAATTTGACAGCAAGCCGGACAGGAAGGACATAATGAGCATGCTGAAGGAAAGCAAATTCGCTTTCTTTGCTGCAGAAACGGAGGGGGATTTCGACCTCCTCATGAAGATGGTCATAAATTCAGGGGAGGAATACATTGATTGGAGCGTGAGGGCCCTGAGCAAATTGCTGCCGTTCAGGCCCACGATTAAAACATCTATCGTAAACGTCGTGAATTCGGGATTTATACCCATAGGTAACGAGGTGCTCAGGAACCTGGATATCTCCAAATTGCGGCTGGACAGGCTGGACAAGAAGATAATCATGCTGTTGAACGGGGATTCGCGAATTTCCTATATAGACATGGCAAATATACTGAAGGAGGACGTGGAGACGGTAAGGTACAGGATGAAGAAAATCTCCAAAACCGGGCTGATACACAAATTCACCGTAGTGCTGAAAAAAGCACCAATCAACTACAACATCGCGTTCTTTTTGGAGCACAAGTACACGCCGTCAATTTTCGCAACGTACAGGAACAGCATACAGTACTACAAGGATCTGAACAAGACATTGCCGATCATAAACACATTCGGGTATCTGGCAACCTTGAGCGGAAGCTATACCTTTTTCGGGATAGGCTGCTTTGAAAATGAGGAAAATGCCATAAAGGGCGCGATAATAGCGCACAAGAACCTTTATGAAAATGATGATGCATCGCTCTCATACGCAAAAATCACCAATGTGATCGTCGGAAACTTGCCGATAAGGAACATGGATGTCGAGGGAAGTCTTAATTTTCCGCAATTCTCAGGCAAAAGATAA
- a CDS encoding cation:proton antiporter produces the protein MITALLQLSSSSSILIAIALVIIIGYIGLAIFRRTRVPEVLILMLIGIIIARMGFVTFGTITTLRSFAPLFGSLALIVIMFNGSRRLKFDRQFMTGWKGSALGILDTLLSMVVLSALMHYAFGWPLIYGAILGAILGETTNIVVIPFIKRVKIESNIFDILFMETTINSVAAIFIFSILLAFSGSQVITAYSSASYLLDYVGIAVMIGLAAGFAWVFVMGSIKSSREYLATIAIALLIYGIVDVFNGAAIISVMIFGMVIGNEKIIAEPLKLNTRINKKGEMSVERELEFLITTFFFVFMGMIAVLSIQYLAYGIIITAVLVIARYLEGRAILKGNSPRDRKLFLALMPRGVAVATLASILYGIGGFYNSQIFYVSFMVIVLTSILSSLMLNRIKLDNV, from the coding sequence ATGATAACCGCACTGCTTCAGCTGAGCTCAAGTTCGTCCATACTCATAGCAATAGCCCTTGTCATAATAATAGGATACATAGGCCTTGCCATCTTCAGGCGCACTAGGGTGCCGGAAGTCCTCATACTGATGCTCATAGGCATAATAATCGCGAGGATGGGGTTCGTAACCTTCGGCACCATAACCACCCTGAGGTCCTTCGCGCCGCTGTTCGGGAGCCTGGCGCTGATAGTGATAATGTTCAACGGCAGCAGGCGCCTCAAGTTCGACAGGCAGTTCATGACAGGGTGGAAGGGGAGCGCGCTCGGCATACTGGATACGCTTCTCTCCATGGTGGTGCTTTCCGCACTGATGCACTATGCCTTCGGGTGGCCGCTGATATACGGAGCGATACTCGGCGCCATACTCGGGGAGACAACGAACATAGTTGTAATACCCTTCATAAAGAGGGTGAAGATAGAGTCCAACATATTCGACATATTGTTCATGGAGACGACGATAAACTCGGTGGCTGCGATATTCATATTCTCCATACTACTAGCCTTTTCAGGCAGCCAGGTTATTACCGCCTATTCCTCCGCAAGCTACCTGCTTGACTATGTGGGCATAGCTGTGATGATAGGGCTTGCCGCGGGGTTTGCATGGGTATTCGTAATGGGCTCCATCAAAAGCTCGAGGGAGTACCTTGCAACAATAGCGATAGCGCTCCTCATATACGGCATAGTCGACGTGTTCAACGGGGCAGCAATAATATCTGTGATGATATTCGGTATGGTTATAGGGAACGAGAAGATCATAGCCGAGCCGCTGAAGCTTAACACGAGGATAAACAAGAAGGGCGAAATGTCGGTCGAAAGGGAGCTGGAGTTCCTGATAACGACATTCTTCTTCGTGTTCATGGGCATGATAGCTGTGCTCTCGATACAGTATCTCGCATACGGGATAATCATAACCGCGGTTCTCGTAATAGCTAGGTACCTGGAAGGCAGGGCTATACTGAAAGGCAACAGCCCCAGGGACAGGAAGCTCTTCCTGGCGCTGATGCCGCGCGGCGTGGCTGTGGCGACGCTTGCCAGCATACTCTACGGCATAGGGGGATTCTACAACTCGCAGATATTCTACGTATCCTTCATGGTGATAGTGCTTACAAGCATACTCTCAAGCCTCATGCTTAACAGGATAAAGCTGGACAACGTATAG
- the infB gene encoding translation initiation factor IF-2 yields the protein MIRQPIIAVMGHVDHGKTSLLDKIRNSTVAAREAGGITQHIGASEVPIDVVNSICGPLLKAANIKITIPGLLFIDTPGHEAFTNLRVRGGSVADIAILVVDVTKGFEPQTIEAIEILKQYRTPFVVAANKIDLITGWRDSKSKSLMESLSKVNGGLSDEMDTRVYEMVGKLSEFDFNSELFSRVRDFQKEIAIIPLSAKTGEGIAELLMVVTGLAQRYLEAKLKIEISGAGKGSILEKKEIKGLGTTIDVILYDGTLHANDTVAFATATGISTAKIRALLKPKLGRQSDSASGFTYVDSVGAASGVKISGNGLDEAMPGSPVIQVTDSDYSKEIKSEIGDVFKTDKNGVILKADTIGSMDAISKLVNSAGFGISKKEIGSITKRDVIDAFGMKGQDPLSAVILAFNVGMEHDARELADTSGVKVIEGNIIYKIIDDYKLFVEQEQKLSADKMEGRITFPGAVEILPGACFRASHPAIFGINVISGRIKPGYRMITDSGIVLGKIKGIQNEKEPADSAKKGDRMAISIEGPTFGRQIRENQVLYTYIGEEDYKLLTKDFSNLISDEERGLLEKIRSIINAAKQQL from the coding sequence ATGATAAGGCAACCCATAATAGCGGTAATGGGACACGTAGATCATGGGAAGACGAGTCTTTTGGATAAGATAAGGAACTCCACCGTAGCGGCAAGGGAAGCAGGAGGAATAACGCAGCACATAGGAGCAAGCGAGGTTCCCATAGATGTTGTCAATTCTATATGCGGGCCATTGCTGAAAGCGGCAAACATAAAGATAACCATACCCGGACTTCTCTTCATAGACACGCCAGGACATGAGGCGTTCACCAACCTTAGAGTCAGGGGAGGGAGCGTTGCCGACATAGCGATACTTGTGGTCGACGTAACAAAGGGGTTTGAGCCGCAGACAATAGAGGCCATAGAGATACTCAAGCAGTACAGGACCCCTTTCGTAGTTGCCGCGAACAAGATCGACCTGATTACCGGCTGGCGCGACTCAAAATCCAAGAGCTTAATGGAATCTCTTAGTAAGGTGAACGGCGGCCTGTCCGACGAGATGGATACGCGGGTATACGAAATGGTGGGGAAACTGAGCGAGTTCGACTTCAACAGCGAGCTGTTCAGCAGGGTCAGGGACTTCCAGAAGGAGATAGCTATAATACCCCTGAGCGCGAAGACCGGGGAGGGAATAGCAGAGCTGCTGATGGTAGTAACAGGATTGGCGCAAAGGTACCTTGAGGCAAAGCTCAAGATAGAGATCAGCGGCGCTGGAAAGGGCAGCATACTGGAGAAGAAGGAGATAAAGGGCCTAGGCACTACGATAGACGTCATACTGTACGACGGCACGCTTCATGCGAACGACACCGTGGCTTTCGCGACAGCCACAGGCATATCAACCGCAAAGATAAGGGCGTTGCTGAAGCCGAAGCTGGGTCGCCAGAGCGATTCCGCATCGGGATTCACGTACGTCGATTCTGTGGGCGCGGCAAGCGGCGTGAAGATAAGCGGCAACGGTCTCGACGAGGCGATGCCAGGCTCACCTGTAATACAAGTCACAGATTCCGACTACAGCAAGGAGATAAAATCCGAGATAGGGGATGTGTTCAAGACAGACAAGAACGGCGTCATACTGAAGGCGGATACCATAGGGAGCATGGACGCGATATCCAAGCTCGTCAACAGTGCAGGATTCGGCATAAGCAAGAAGGAGATAGGCAGCATCACCAAGCGTGACGTCATAGACGCGTTCGGCATGAAGGGGCAGGATCCATTGAGCGCAGTCATACTAGCATTCAACGTTGGCATGGAGCATGATGCGCGCGAGCTTGCCGATACCAGCGGCGTGAAGGTGATAGAGGGCAACATAATCTACAAGATCATAGACGATTACAAGCTTTTCGTGGAGCAGGAACAGAAGCTTTCTGCGGATAAGATGGAGGGCAGGATCACCTTTCCTGGAGCTGTGGAGATACTCCCAGGGGCATGCTTCAGGGCCTCCCACCCGGCAATATTCGGGATAAACGTGATATCGGGGAGGATCAAGCCGGGATACCGGATGATTACAGACAGCGGCATAGTGCTCGGCAAGATAAAGGGCATACAGAACGAGAAGGAGCCTGCTGATTCCGCAAAGAAGGGCGACAGGATGGCCATATCCATAGAGGGGCCCACATTCGGCAGGCAGATAAGGGAGAACCAGGTCCTTTACACCTACATAGGCGAGGAGGACTATAAGCTGCTCACGAAGGACTTCTCAAACCTCATAAGCGACGAGGAGAGGGGGCTCCTCGAGAAGATAAGAAGCATAATAAATGCGGCAAAGCAGCAATTATGA
- a CDS encoding DNA-directed RNA polymerase subunit A'' (DNA-dependent RNA polymerase catalyzes the transcription of DNA into RNA using the four ribonucleoside triphosphates as substrates) produces the protein MAKDSKVKAEDFKVVPGEAAGTVAAQSIGEPSTQMMLRTFHSAGITSVIATRGLPRIIELVDARKRPKFPSMIVSLEKGISKNYEKAREIWRKLEEVKVSNTIKGFDENFRTGTLVLHLDPEKLSFYEMTGRSIAARLSKRGDIDAELEGDEIKIKVKKKESVRSTRTTFVHVLSSAIIGIPGVNKALIQQHDDGTFYITTAGSNMEEVMKIDGVDKWKIYSNDQFEVARVYGIEAARNMLANELIETIKDEGITVSFRHIGLLADAMTYTGAIRSAGRHGIAGDKDSVLARAAYEETVKHFVNAGVFGERDQLKGVAENILIGKQIGLGTGRIKLIVKKADIKKLK, from the coding sequence ATGGCAAAGGATTCAAAGGTAAAGGCAGAGGACTTCAAGGTTGTCCCAGGGGAGGCAGCTGGCACCGTAGCTGCGCAGTCTATAGGGGAGCCCAGCACGCAGATGATGCTCAGGACCTTCCACTCCGCAGGAATAACATCCGTAATAGCGACAAGGGGCCTTCCGCGAATAATAGAGCTTGTTGACGCAAGGAAGAGGCCTAAGTTCCCATCCATGATAGTGAGCCTTGAGAAGGGCATAAGCAAGAACTACGAGAAGGCAAGGGAGATATGGAGGAAGCTGGAGGAGGTCAAGGTATCCAATACGATAAAGGGCTTCGACGAGAACTTCAGGACCGGCACCCTTGTATTGCACCTGGATCCTGAAAAGCTTTCCTTCTACGAGATGACAGGCAGGTCGATAGCTGCGAGGCTATCCAAGAGGGGGGACATAGACGCGGAATTGGAAGGGGATGAAATAAAGATAAAGGTGAAGAAGAAGGAGAGCGTGAGGAGCACAAGGACCACGTTCGTCCACGTCCTAAGCTCTGCCATCATAGGCATACCTGGGGTCAACAAGGCGCTGATACAGCAGCACGACGACGGGACATTCTACATAACGACGGCAGGCAGCAACATGGAGGAGGTCATGAAGATAGACGGCGTTGACAAGTGGAAAATATACTCGAACGACCAGTTCGAGGTCGCAAGGGTATACGGCATAGAGGCAGCGAGGAACATGCTTGCCAACGAGCTCATAGAGACGATAAAGGACGAGGGCATAACAGTAAGCTTCAGGCACATAGGGCTTCTAGCTGATGCGATGACGTACACCGGAGCCATAAGGAGCGCCGGAAGGCACGGGATAGCGGGGGACAAGGACTCTGTCCTTGCAAGGGCAGCATACGAGGAAACCGTAAAGCACTTCGTCAATGCGGGTGTATTCGGGGAGCGCGACCAATTGAAGGGAGTTGCGGAGAACATACTCATAGGCAAGCAGATAGGCCTTGGCACAGGCAGGATAAAGCTGATCGTGAAGAAGGCAGACATCAAGAAGCTGAAGTGA
- a CDS encoding S-methyl-5'-thioadenosine phosphorylase, which produces MEAEIGIIGGSGFYSLLEDAESIDVDTDYGKPSDSISVGTISGRRVAFIPRHSKRHNIPPHKVPYRANIQALHDLGVSRIIATNAVGSLNPKYKIGQIVALDQFVNFTSGREDTFFEKEVAHVSTADPYCPELRGIANSAAESLGLDYSGSGSVIVINGPRFSTRAESMLFRKQGFDLINMTQYPEVALARERSICYIAFGVVTDYDSGLIGVEGVEPVSHKEVIEAFSRNIGKVKDLVRETAGRVPGQRNCKCADALKDAVMPSN; this is translated from the coding sequence ATGGAGGCTGAAATAGGCATAATAGGCGGATCGGGGTTCTATTCGCTTCTCGAGGATGCGGAGAGCATTGACGTGGACACGGATTACGGCAAGCCGAGCGACAGCATATCGGTAGGAACCATATCAGGCAGGAGGGTGGCGTTCATACCGAGGCATTCGAAAAGGCACAACATACCGCCGCACAAAGTGCCCTACAGGGCGAACATACAGGCGCTGCACGATCTTGGGGTGAGCAGGATAATAGCTACGAATGCAGTCGGGTCCCTGAACCCTAAATACAAGATAGGGCAGATAGTCGCGCTGGACCAGTTCGTGAATTTCACTTCCGGAAGGGAGGATACGTTCTTCGAGAAGGAGGTTGCGCACGTGAGCACTGCGGATCCTTACTGCCCGGAATTGAGAGGCATAGCAAATTCCGCGGCCGAAAGCCTTGGCCTGGATTATTCTGGCAGTGGCTCAGTGATAGTGATAAACGGGCCGAGGTTCTCGACAAGGGCAGAATCGATGCTGTTCAGGAAGCAGGGATTCGACCTGATAAACATGACGCAGTACCCCGAAGTTGCGCTTGCAAGGGAGAGATCCATCTGCTACATTGCATTCGGCGTTGTGACGGACTACGACTCCGGGCTCATCGGAGTGGAAGGTGTGGAGCCGGTAAGCCACAAGGAGGTCATAGAGGCCTTTTCCAGGAACATCGGCAAGGTAAAGGACCTTGTCAGGGAGACGGCAGGGCGCGTGCCAGGGCAGAGGAACTGCAAATGCGCTGACGCGCTTAAGGATGCGGTCATGCCGTCAAACTGA
- a CDS encoding SHOCT domain-containing protein: MKILKLRYAKGEITKKQFEAMKKDLGS, translated from the coding sequence ATGAAAATACTGAAGCTGAGATATGCGAAAGGGGAAATAACCAAGAAGCAGTTCGAGGCGATGAAGAAGGATCTGGGCTCCTGA
- a CDS encoding AsnC family transcriptional regulator produces the protein MKEYSYVKRALLRELSENSRIPVTALAKKMKCSRNTIVNNIKYLEREFDLHYTLEFNTEMLFIQSHIWCIKFGRKPKTKYLKELLEEEGTVQFAARTSGDFDLIMNIAAYSGEKYMRSAIKIIIGLLDYKPVVEPSLISMVHTGFMPLQDSTIKDLKQNARLESFDPLDRNILVILNENSRTTYKKIAKMLKEDVETIRYRIRALSDAGIIRRFTIVLKKPPTDYNIVFLMNYKFSPGIIERYEKARNYYIGFEENLNAVNKFQYLSLMSGSYTLFGMGCFENEETGIKEAVMEHKKIYSQDNPTVSFAKITEVVKGYNPIRSIYLKDDYKPIEWK, from the coding sequence GTGAAGGAATACAGCTACGTAAAGAGGGCTCTGCTGCGCGAGCTAAGCGAGAATTCAAGGATCCCTGTTACGGCCCTCGCGAAAAAAATGAAGTGCTCCAGGAATACCATAGTAAACAACATTAAATACCTGGAAAGGGAATTTGACCTGCATTATACGCTCGAGTTCAACACCGAAATGCTGTTCATACAAAGCCACATATGGTGCATAAAGTTCGGCAGGAAGCCTAAAACCAAGTATTTGAAGGAATTGCTTGAGGAGGAAGGCACCGTGCAGTTTGCCGCAAGGACAAGCGGGGACTTCGACCTGATCATGAACATAGCCGCTTATTCAGGAGAAAAATACATGAGAAGCGCCATAAAAATCATCATCGGGCTCCTTGACTACAAGCCGGTGGTTGAGCCGTCGCTGATTTCGATGGTGCATACAGGGTTCATGCCCCTGCAGGATTCAACGATAAAGGATCTCAAGCAAAATGCCCGCTTGGAGTCTTTTGACCCCCTGGACAGGAACATACTCGTGATTCTAAATGAAAATTCAAGGACCACATACAAAAAGATCGCAAAAATGTTGAAGGAGGATGTGGAGACTATAAGGTACAGGATAAGGGCCTTGTCGGATGCGGGCATTATAAGGAGATTCACGATTGTCTTGAAAAAACCTCCGACAGATTATAACATAGTGTTCTTGATGAATTACAAGTTCTCACCCGGTATAATTGAAAGGTATGAAAAGGCGCGCAATTACTATATTGGTTTTGAGGAGAACCTGAATGCGGTAAACAAATTCCAGTATCTTTCGCTCATGAGCGGAAGCTATACGCTCTTTGGTATGGGCTGCTTCGAAAATGAGGAAACTGGAATAAAGGAGGCAGTCATGGAGCACAAAAAAATTTACAGTCAGGACAATCCAACGGTAAGCTTTGCAAAAATAACAGAAGTCGTAAAGGGATACAATCCAATAAGGAGCATTTACCTCAAGGACGATTACAAGCCCATAGAATGGAAGTAG